Part of the Bacillus sp. N1-1 genome, GAATCAATATACGGATTAACGTTTGATCAGCTAACTGAATGGTTGCTAGAACGTGGTCACAAAAAATTCCGTGCCTCCCAAGTTTGGGATTGGCTCTATAAAAAACGTGTTAAAGAATTTTCTCAAATGAATAACGTAAATAAAGACTGTATCAAACTTTTGGAAGAGAATTTTGCTATCCAGACATTAACTCAAGAAATCAAGCAGGAATCTTCTGACGGTACGATTAAATTCTTGTTCAAATTACAAGACGGAAACGTTATTGAAACGGTACTCATGCGTTTCCATTATGGTCAATCGGTCTGTGTGACAACACAAGTAGGTTGTAATATCGGTTGTTCCTTCTGTGCAAGTGGACTTCTTAAGAAGAGCCGTGACCTTACAAGTGGAGAAATTGTTGAGCAAATTATGAACGTTCAGCACGCACTTGATGAAAAAGCTAATGAAGAGCGCGTAAGTCACATTGTTATTATGGGAATTGGTGAACCATTTGATAACTACGATAATATGATGGACTTCCTTCATATTGTTAATTCTCAAAAAGGTCTTTGCATTGGCGCTCGCCATATAACAGTTTCTACAAGTGGACTTGCGAAGCAAATTTACGATTTTGCGAATGAAGATCTTCAAGTGAACCTTGCGATCTCACTTCACGCACCTAATGATGAGCTTCGAACCAAGATTATGAAAATCAACAAAGCTTATCCACTCGGAAAACTAATGCCTGCAATTGATTACTATCTTGAGAAAACCAACCGCAGAATTACGTTTGAGTATATCATGTTGAGAGATGTCAATGATCACGTAGAAGAAGCGAAACAACTCGCCAATCTACTAGCTGATAAGCGCCATCTTTCATACGTAAACTTGATTCCATATAATCCCGTTGATGATCACTCTTATCAGCGTAGTGAAAAAGAATCGATCCTTGCGTTCTATGATACGCTTAAAAAGAACGGCATTAACTGCGTCATCCGTCATGAGAACGGAACAGACATTGATGCTGCTTGCGGTCAGCTCCGTAGTAAGCAAGTAAAGAAACTAGAAAATGCAGGAAAATAGCACAATTAGCAAGACGCTTACCAGAAATGGTGGCGTCTTTTTATATGCAAAGGTAATCACACCAACCATTTTTAAATGCATACACTGAAAACAAGCTAGCTTGAGTTCAACTTGTGAGTAAGGAGACAAAATATGAAAGGGTTAATGATTGTTTTTAGTTTACTATGCATCTGGATTGGATCTGGATTATACACGGATTATCAACGTGAAAGCCTACCTTTTGAGTTAATGGGGGAAGATACAAGCATAAAGTCTGGATATAACGATATTCATATTTTTAGAGAAAATAATCAAATTACTAAGCTTGAGGTGTTCGATCAAACTAGAGAAAGGGTAAAAGTATATCAAATAGATGATTTAAAGGAACTATACCCCTCAGCTTCTTATGTAAAAGGAGAAGTGAAAGAAGGAAAACTCTATCTTTTATACGATGAAGGCGGAAAAGTTGTTTCCAAAAGAGTTGTGGTTGGTGCCAGAGGATCTCTATCATTCATGCCTGAAAGAAAATGAATTTTGTCAACAAATCGCCAATTCGTTTTCAGGATTGGCTTTTCTTCTTATAAGAATTAAGTTGATCTGGTCACCATAACAGCAATACCTGTTATAATGGCGTTACTATTGCATAGAGAGGGATTTATATGACAAAGAGCCTTACGAACTCTGAGAGAGATCAATTACTGCAAGATCTTACATTTGACCAACAATCATATCTTATGAATACTCTTAAACGAGGTAAAAAAACAGCTTTTGCCAATGTGATTGCTAAAAGTAAAGGAAGAATTATTCCAAGCGGCGCAACCGATGAAGAAATTGGGATGTTGCTTGACGATTGGATATTAGACGATTACCTGGATGCAGGTGTTGTTTCAGAAGATGTAAAGTGTGATTGTGGTCGTGCATTACGCTATCAATATATTGTACGCCATGTAAAAACAGGTGAAATGCGTCGTTTTGGGATTAATCATTTTGAAGAACACACAGGTTTACCCGCTACCATCGTGAAAGAAGTCGTACAAGGTTTCACGAAAATTGATTATGAGTTGGATGAACTCTTATTAAAAAGGCAAAATGGCTCTCCTACATATGACATCCCTGAAGGTTTGAACCTACCAGCAGATATCGAGCAGCCACTTTCCTTACAACTTCCGTTACTTGATCGACAAGAACGACGGTTAAACAGTTTGATCAGGGCTTACCGTGAAGAAAAAGAAGCACTTCAAAGAGGCAGCAATACGTTAGAGGCTGTAGATATCCCGACACAGAAAAAAGAAGACTTGAAAGTTAAAGAGGCGTTACCTAAAGAGGAGTTACAAGGTTCTTTTGATTTGTTCGCCGAAGAAACTCAAGAACCTTTACCAGAAAAGACAAGCGAGAAACCGAAAGAAACTTATTTTGTGGGAGACCTTTCGTTTACAACCCAGGAATCGGTAGACGGCTATATTCAACAAGGTACAGAGAGTGCCTTGATGATTTGCGAGCTCCTAATCAAAGAAGGAAAAGTTCAAGACAAGCGCTACTCGACAAAGAAACCGAAAATTTACTATGCAGTTTGCACTTATCTCGATTCATTTGTGGCATCGGGATCCATGTCTGTTGAGCCGCTTGGACGTGAAGATCGCATCTATCGATTAAAAAGCGGGCAATCCTCCTGATATTTCATAATCATCAGATAAATCATTGACATTTCATTATACCAGGTCTATAATTTCAAACATGTTCAAAAATTAAATCAATACTCTTATCAAGAGTGGCGGAGGGAATAGGCCCTATGATGCCCGGCAACCTTTCAACTTTAGTTGAAGCTGGTGCCAAATCCTACAGATGTTGTCATCTGGAAGATAAGAGGAGGATACTGTTAGCAATCCCTCTTCTTATTTTTTAAGAAGAGGGATTTTTTATTTTACAGAGAATAAGGAGCTGTTACACATGAAAAGAACACTTGAACAACGCCTGCAAGAGGGCCCAGTCATTTGCGGAGAAGGATATCTGTTTGAATTGGAACGACGTGGTTATCTCCAAGCAGGATCATTCGTGCCAGAAGTTGCACTAGATAATCCTGAAGCTCTTAAACAAACCTATCGTGATTATATGCTTGCAGGATCTGATGTCGTGCTAGCTTTTACGTATAATGGCCACCGAGAGAAAATGAGAATTATCGGAAAAGAAGACTTGCTAGAGCCACTCAATCGACAAGCAATTCGCCTCGCTAAAGAGGTAGCGAAGGAACATCCTGATGAAGAAGCTCTTGTAGCAGGAAATATATCCAATACGAATCTCTTTGATCCTGAAGATGAAAATAGTAAAGAACAAATACGGTCTATGTTCGCCGAGATGGTAAAATGGAGTAAAGAAGAAGGCGTTGATTTCATTAATGGGGAAACATTTTATTATTACGAAGAAGCGAAAATAGCCTTAGAAGAAATTCAAAAACAAGATCTTCAAGCAGTTATTACACTTGGACTTATGAGTGAAAACATTTTAAGAGACGGCTATACCGTTGAGGAAGCTTGCCGGTTGTTAGAAGAACAAGGAGCGCTAGTTGTTGGTATGAACTGTTTTCGAGGACCTGCTACAATGCAGCCATACATCGAGAAAATTAGACAGTCTGTTACTGGATATGTTGGCGCACTTCCAATTCCTTATCGGACAACAGAAGAACATCCAACATTTTTTAACTTACCTGATGGCGGATGTGCCTGTACATTGCCAACAGAGACAACCTTTCCAACATCTCTAGATCCACTTTATTGTAACCGTTATGAATTAGCAGAATGGGCAAAAGAAGCAAAAAGCGTAGGCGTGAATTATTTTGGACTATGCTGTGGTGCTTCTCCAAGCATGTTGAGAGAAGTCGCTGAAACAGTAGGTAGAACAGCGGTAAATTCAATCTACTCTCCAAATATGGAAAAACATTTCCTGTTTGGCTCAGATGAATCATTAAAGAAAAACAATACTGCATATCGTGAGAAGGCATAAACGATGACAACGGAGAGGACAACCTCTCCGTTTTTTATTGCAAAAAGAATATGCCTTTAACGTATTGGCAATAACGATAAAAAGAAAGTGAAAATGGAACAAATACAGATATGTCTGCATGTAATAAAACATCAATACATTTTACGATTGATCCCGGCCCATTTTTTGTTATAAAAGCAGCTTTACGCAATGAAAAATCTTGCTTTTTATATCTTTAGCGTAAGATTCATTTAAAAATAGTAGCTTCTTTTGTCAAAATGATCATATTGAGACATCAGTTGTGTTATTATTTTAAATGTGTTTGAATATGTGACACAACGAAACTCTAATGAAATCATAACAAAAAGAACTTGTTTTATAAGCGAGGTAGCCTATGGATAATCAAAATGTAATAACTGAACTCCGCTCGATTTTGCCAGAAGCGGAATTGAAAATAAATGAGCCTTTAAATGCCCACACATATACTAGGATGGGTGGATGTGCTGATGTTCTTGTCTTCCCTAAAACAATTGAAGATGCAAGAGCAGCGGTAGAATATGCTTATCAAAAAAACTATCCTTTAACGATACTCGGTAAAGGTTCGAATGTAATTATTCAAGATGGCGGTATTCGCGGCATTGTCTTGAATCTATCTTCTCTAAAATCGATTGATAAAACAGACAAAAAAGTTATTGCTCAAGCAGGCGCACGCATTATTGATGCATCTGAATTTGCGCGTGATTGCAAACTAAGCGGTCTTGAGTTTGCATGTGGTATACCTGGCTCTGTTGGAGGAGCTGTATATATGAATGCAGGAGCATACGGTGGAGAAATAGCCGATTGTCTCGAGAGTGTTCTCGCTGTAACGAAAGAAGGAAAGTTAATCAAATTAACCGCTGATGAACTTGATTTATCTTATCGTCACAGTAACGTAGAAGAAAAAGGTTTGCTTGTTTTAGAAGCAACCTTCGCTCTAAAAGATGGCGACTATAATGAAATCAAAGAGATCATGGATGACCTAACTGAGAAGCGCGAAACGAAACAGCCGCTAGAATACCCTTCTTGTGGTAGTGTGTTCAAGCGTCCTCCTGGCCTATTTGCAGGTAAATTGATTCAGGACTCTGAGCTACAAGGTACACGTATCGGTGGGGCGGAAGTTTCTAAAAAGCATGCTGGCTTTATTGTAAATATCGATAATGCCACGGCAACAGACTATTTGGATGTGATTCATCACGTTCAAAGAACGGTAAAAGAAAAGTTTGATGTTGAGCTTGAACGTGAAGTACGCGTTATTGGCGAACCGCCTGAGCAAGCATAAAGAGAAGCCAGCCACTCAATTGAGCGGCTGGCTTTTTGTGATGTATTGAAGATGAACAACTTTTGATAATACTGTGAACAAACAAAATCTGCACAATAAGTGCACAATTAACAGATAAAGTAGGATGGTAAATGAAACCAATCATAGGAGGGTATTTATGAAAACCAAAAAAGTTATATTAGGATTAGGATTATCACTATCACTTATTCTTGCAGCATGCGGAAACAATAACGAGGGCATAAACCAGGAGTCCGGAAACAATCAATCGACCTCTAACTCTTCAGCAAACTCCGAGAGTCACATGGAAGAGATGGAACACTCCGGCTCTTCAGAAGTACCTGAAGGGTTAAAAAGGGCTGAAAACCCTACATATCCAGAAAGCAGTAAAGCAATCATTGAAACAGATCATATGAAAGGAATGAAAGGTGCAGAAGCCACGATCTCAGGAGCTTTTGAAACTACCTCATATGTTGTTTCATATATGCCAACGAATGGCGGAGAACCTGTAGAAAATCACAAATGGGTGATCCATGAGGAACTTGATCAACCTGATAATGCGCCTTTAGCACCCGGCACGGAAGTAACACTTAATGCTTCCCATATGAAAGGGATGGAAGGAGCAAATGCAACAATTGAATCAGCCAACCAAACTACTGTTTATATGATAGACTATATGCCGACAACCGGAGGCGAAAAGGTAACCAATCATAAATGGGTAACAGAAGATGAATTATCTCCTATTGAGCAATAAAGGTTCATAGTAGCTGCGCAATAGCGACTGAATAAGACAACACATAAAGGATGAAATGCTGTGAAGAAACATTGGATGATAATTTTTGGGGCACTGCTTCTTATTATTGCAGGATGTCAGGAAGAAAACTCAAAACCAGTAGAAAGCAATGATGGGGTAAAGGAAACCCAAAAGAAAGAAAAAGAAACGGCATCATTATCAGAATCGAGCTTTTATAAACCGACTTCACGGAAGCAAATTAATCATGTACATGGTGTCGGGTATCCAGGCAATCAACATGAATTATTCGTGGCGACTCATCTTGGACCGCTTATCTATCTTGATGGAACCTGGTATGAAGCTGAAGCAAACAACAATGACTATATGGGCTTCCAGGCAGTGTCTGATGGTTTTTATAGTAGTGGACACCCCGGCGAAGGATCAGATTTACCAAATCCGCTCGGATTAATCAAAAGTACTGATAGAGGAAAGACGCTAGAGCAGCTAGGTTTTCAAGGAGAATCTGACTTTCACTATTTAGCGGTAGGCTATGAAACACATAGCATTTATGCTGTAAATCAACAGAAAAACAGCGAAATGGACATAGGGGTTTATTATAGTGAGGATGCAAGTGATTGGAATCAAGTACAACTAAAGGGGATTCCTAATCAAATTAATGGGATTTTTGCTCACCCTAGTGATGCAAACGTCGTAGCCATTACTTCGCCAAAGGGACTTTATCTTTCGGAGGATCAAGGACAGTCATTTACACCAATTACAGAGGACGTCTCAATTACCTCGATGGTCTTTCTTAAAGACCGTATCATCTTCGCCAAACAAGGAGCAACTAGCCAACTTGTGTCCCTTAAGAACGGAGAAGAAACGATCATTTCTATGCCCAACAAAATTGAAGAAGCGATTGATTATCTCGCGGTGAATCCACAAAATGAGAATGAGATTTCTTTTCATACATCTGATGGTAGTCTCTATCAAACGAAAGATGCCGGGGAATCCTGGGTCGCCTTAATCGATCAGGGTAAATTGAACTAGTTGATGTTGTATACTTAAACTTTGAATATCACCCTCTAATTATCCAGAATTTGTGCAGATTTAATGAAATTTACATTTTAACAACTTTATTTCGGATTCACGTTTATTATCAAGCAAATAGGAAAATATGACAGTGTATTACATTATTAAGGAGGAATTTAATCATGTCACATGAAAAGTACGGTTCAATGATTCAAACACTTCACGAATGTATGACAGCATGCAACCATTGCTATGACGCTTGCTTGAAAGAAGAGGATGTCAAAATGATGGCTGAGTGTATTCGTTTGGACAGAGAGTGTGCTGACATCTGTGGATTTCTTGAACAAGCACTTGTTAGAGGAACCCCATTTGCGTCTGAACTTGCACAAGCATGTGCTACTATTTGTGAGGCATGTGGAAACGAGTGTAAAAAGCACGATCACAAACACTGTCAAGATTGTGCAGAGTCATGCTTTAAATGTGCAGAAGAGTGTAAGAAATTAGCAGCATAATCGCATAATTAGTGTAGAAGTCTGTTGAATCATTAGCAGGCTTCTTTTTTTTGCCACCAATTTGTTCATCTTTAAACAAAGCAGACAAGCTGCACACTTTCTCGATATAATACTGATAGAATAGCTGTGGATAAGGAGAGAGACATGAGATTTAAGAGAAAAAGTAAATTAGCTACAAAATTAGGTCTGTTTTTTCTTACAAGCATCTTACTCCTTGAGGGGATTTTATTCATGGTGCTATACTTCGGCTTTTTAAATGAGCGAATCATGGCTGAAACTGATGCCCTACTAGCACGGGGAAACAGCCACAGAGATGTTCTAGAAAAACATTTTGATCGTGAAACAATGGAGCACGTTGCTCTAATGGAATCTGAAGCTGAAACTCAAGTAATTATTACAGATGAAAGAAATGGCGTTCTCGTTCATTCGAATACTGTAACTTCTATGATCAAAACAACCCTTTCTTCATCATCCTCTCTTCCAGTATCGGGAACTATCGTGGAAGGTGATTGGGGTAATGAACCTTATGTTATGACCGGTTCTCCTATCGTTGTTAATGATGAGCTTGTGGGAAATGTCTACATGATTCTCGATACAAAAAGTATTCGCGAAGTGCGCGATCATTTAACAACCCAATTTTTGATCATTAGTGGACTCGCACTCTTTCTAACCGTTATTACGATTATTTATCTTTCAAGAGTGATTACACGTCCATTGATTGAAATGAAAGTAGCAACGCAACAAATGAGCAGAGGGGATCATAATGTCTCCTTAAAAGTCGATCGAAACGACGAATTAGGGGAATTAGCGAACGGGATTCAAAGCTTATCAGATGATTTACTACGATTAAAAAACGATCGTAGTGATTTTCTAGCGAACATTGCTCATGAACTAAGAACACCTTTAACTTATCTGAATGGTTACGCAAACATCGCTCAGCGAGAAGGGTTATCTTCTACAGAGAGAAATACTTACCTTTCAATTATTAAAGAAGAATCAGAGAACTTAACTTCTCTCGTTCGAGATTTGTTTGATATGGCTAAAATGGACCAACAAGGATTTGTGATTAATCGAGACGAAGTCGAATTGTGTTCGTTGATTCATCAGGTAAGAGAGAAAGTAAGTCCTGCTTTTGAGGATAAGGGGATTGATCTTATAGTGTCCTGTCAGAATAAAATCCATCTCAATATTGATTCTACAAGGTTTTCTCAAGTGATTTTAAACCTTTTGGATAATGCTTTGCATTATAGTGAGTCAGGAAAAACGGTACTCATCGAAGCTCACTCTTTTCAAAGCGAAGTGATTGTTAAAGTAATTGACGAAGGAGAAGGAATTCCTGAGAAGGATTTGCCTTTCATCTTTGAACGTCTCTACCGGGTTGATAAATCACGTTCAAGAAAGTACGGAGGTTCTGGACTTGGTCTTGCTATTGCTAAAGAAATTATCGAGAAGCATGGAGGTAGGATAAAGGCGGAAAGTCAAAAAGGAAAAGGAACAACGATCACCATTGTTTTGTTAGGAGTTGAATAACGTGAAAAATGTGCTGATTGTAGACGATGAAGAGCGGATGGTAGAGCTAATCTCTCTTTATTTAAAACCACATGGGTACACCATTTATCAAGCATATACAGGCATAGAAGCACTACATAGATTGACTGAATACAAAATAGATCTCGTTTTGTTAGATATAATGATGCCCGACATGGACGGCTTTGCAACGTGTGAAGAAATACGAAATCAATCAGAGGTGCCAATTATCATGTTAACAGCAAGAGAGCAGAATGAAGATATTGTTAAAGGATTCAAGCTAGGCGCAGATGATTACATCACAAAACCGTTTGACGAACGTGTTCTCCTTGCTAGAATGGAAGCTTTGGCTCGACGCGTAAAACAAATAAATCAAAATCAAGTGATTTTAAAAGGGCTAACGTGGGATGCAGACAAACATCTCGTATCATATTATAGTGTGCCTATCCCTATGACTCCCATTGAATTTAAGTTGCTTGGCCTATTCTTAAAAAATCCCGAAAAAGTCTTTAGCCGAGAGCATCTGATTCAGCTGATTTGGGGATTTGAATCAAACACAGAAGGACGCACGATTGATTCACATATTCGAAATTTACGTGATAAGTGTAGAGCGGTTAACTTTAATATCGATGAGTTTTTGGTGACCATTTGGGGAGTAGGCTATAAATGGAAAAAATCCTAATCATCCTAACGCAAGGAGTCATTTGTAGTTTGTTCACATTTTCAGTATCAATGCTTTACATACAATAATAATTATCAAATAGCATAATGAAGTCTATTTGGCAAAACGAACCAGTATATTAGGCGAAAGTTGACTTAAACTAATCCGTGTGGCTAATGATTAGTAACACGTCTTTTAACTTTTACCTAAGGAAGTGACATGAAGTGAATTATAAAAA contains:
- the rlmN gene encoding 23S rRNA (adenine(2503)-C(2))-methyltransferase RlmN; the encoded protein is MKESIYGLTFDQLTEWLLERGHKKFRASQVWDWLYKKRVKEFSQMNNVNKDCIKLLEENFAIQTLTQEIKQESSDGTIKFLFKLQDGNVIETVLMRFHYGQSVCVTTQVGCNIGCSFCASGLLKKSRDLTSGEIVEQIMNVQHALDEKANEERVSHIVIMGIGEPFDNYDNMMDFLHIVNSQKGLCIGARHITVSTSGLAKQIYDFANEDLQVNLAISLHAPNDELRTKIMKINKAYPLGKLMPAIDYYLEKTNRRITFEYIMLRDVNDHVEEAKQLANLLADKRHLSYVNLIPYNPVDDHSYQRSEKESILAFYDTLKKNGINCVIRHENGTDIDAACGQLRSKQVKKLENAGK
- a CDS encoding DUF3895 domain-containing protein, whose translation is MTKSLTNSERDQLLQDLTFDQQSYLMNTLKRGKKTAFANVIAKSKGRIIPSGATDEEIGMLLDDWILDDYLDAGVVSEDVKCDCGRALRYQYIVRHVKTGEMRRFGINHFEEHTGLPATIVKEVVQGFTKIDYELDELLLKRQNGSPTYDIPEGLNLPADIEQPLSLQLPLLDRQERRLNSLIRAYREEKEALQRGSNTLEAVDIPTQKKEDLKVKEALPKEELQGSFDLFAEETQEPLPEKTSEKPKETYFVGDLSFTTQESVDGYIQQGTESALMICELLIKEGKVQDKRYSTKKPKIYYAVCTYLDSFVASGSMSVEPLGREDRIYRLKSGQSS
- a CDS encoding YdhK family protein, which gives rise to MKTKKVILGLGLSLSLILAACGNNNEGINQESGNNQSTSNSSANSESHMEEMEHSGSSEVPEGLKRAENPTYPESSKAIIETDHMKGMKGAEATISGAFETTSYVVSYMPTNGGEPVENHKWVIHEELDQPDNAPLAPGTEVTLNASHMKGMEGANATIESANQTTVYMIDYMPTTGGEKVTNHKWVTEDELSPIEQ
- a CDS encoding four-helix bundle copper-binding protein, encoding MSHEKYGSMIQTLHECMTACNHCYDACLKEEDVKMMAECIRLDRECADICGFLEQALVRGTPFASELAQACATICEACGNECKKHDHKHCQDCAESCFKCAEECKKLAA
- a CDS encoding homocysteine S-methyltransferase family protein, translating into MKRTLEQRLQEGPVICGEGYLFELERRGYLQAGSFVPEVALDNPEALKQTYRDYMLAGSDVVLAFTYNGHREKMRIIGKEDLLEPLNRQAIRLAKEVAKEHPDEEALVAGNISNTNLFDPEDENSKEQIRSMFAEMVKWSKEEGVDFINGETFYYYEEAKIALEEIQKQDLQAVITLGLMSENILRDGYTVEEACRLLEEQGALVVGMNCFRGPATMQPYIEKIRQSVTGYVGALPIPYRTTEEHPTFFNLPDGGCACTLPTETTFPTSLDPLYCNRYELAEWAKEAKSVGVNYFGLCCGASPSMLREVAETVGRTAVNSIYSPNMEKHFLFGSDESLKKNNTAYREKA
- the murB gene encoding UDP-N-acetylmuramate dehydrogenase, translated to MDNQNVITELRSILPEAELKINEPLNAHTYTRMGGCADVLVFPKTIEDARAAVEYAYQKNYPLTILGKGSNVIIQDGGIRGIVLNLSSLKSIDKTDKKVIAQAGARIIDASEFARDCKLSGLEFACGIPGSVGGAVYMNAGAYGGEIADCLESVLAVTKEGKLIKLTADELDLSYRHSNVEEKGLLVLEATFALKDGDYNEIKEIMDDLTEKRETKQPLEYPSCGSVFKRPPGLFAGKLIQDSELQGTRIGGAEVSKKHAGFIVNIDNATATDYLDVIHHVQRTVKEKFDVELEREVRVIGEPPEQA
- a CDS encoding response regulator transcription factor — encoded protein: MKNVLIVDDEERMVELISLYLKPHGYTIYQAYTGIEALHRLTEYKIDLVLLDIMMPDMDGFATCEEIRNQSEVPIIMLTAREQNEDIVKGFKLGADDYITKPFDERVLLARMEALARRVKQINQNQVILKGLTWDADKHLVSYYSVPIPMTPIEFKLLGLFLKNPEKVFSREHLIQLIWGFESNTEGRTIDSHIRNLRDKCRAVNFNIDEFLVTIWGVGYKWKKS
- a CDS encoding ATP-binding protein; the protein is MVLYFGFLNERIMAETDALLARGNSHRDVLEKHFDRETMEHVALMESEAETQVIITDERNGVLVHSNTVTSMIKTTLSSSSSLPVSGTIVEGDWGNEPYVMTGSPIVVNDELVGNVYMILDTKSIREVRDHLTTQFLIISGLALFLTVITIIYLSRVITRPLIEMKVATQQMSRGDHNVSLKVDRNDELGELANGIQSLSDDLLRLKNDRSDFLANIAHELRTPLTYLNGYANIAQREGLSSTERNTYLSIIKEESENLTSLVRDLFDMAKMDQQGFVINRDEVELCSLIHQVREKVSPAFEDKGIDLIVSCQNKIHLNIDSTRFSQVILNLLDNALHYSESGKTVLIEAHSFQSEVIVKVIDEGEGIPEKDLPFIFERLYRVDKSRSRKYGGSGLGLAIAKEIIEKHGGRIKAESQKGKGTTITIVLLGVE
- a CDS encoding F510_1955 family glycosylhydrolase codes for the protein MKKHWMIIFGALLLIIAGCQEENSKPVESNDGVKETQKKEKETASLSESSFYKPTSRKQINHVHGVGYPGNQHELFVATHLGPLIYLDGTWYEAEANNNDYMGFQAVSDGFYSSGHPGEGSDLPNPLGLIKSTDRGKTLEQLGFQGESDFHYLAVGYETHSIYAVNQQKNSEMDIGVYYSEDASDWNQVQLKGIPNQINGIFAHPSDANVVAITSPKGLYLSEDQGQSFTPITEDVSITSMVFLKDRIIFAKQGATSQLVSLKNGEETIISMPNKIEEAIDYLAVNPQNENEISFHTSDGSLYQTKDAGESWVALIDQGKLN